In Mycolicibacterium mucogenicum DSM 44124, the following are encoded in one genomic region:
- a CDS encoding DsrE family protein, with product MSSKVAISLTTGLEDAEKVTIALLMAVGAAEQGHPTMMFLAKEAVRLGQPGFALGVACDGCPPLPDLMARYEAAGGRFLICPICFNAKALDAEQILANAELGGTIPLWQWIGDEPATTFSY from the coding sequence ATGAGCTCGAAAGTGGCGATCAGCCTCACCACCGGTCTGGAGGACGCCGAGAAGGTCACCATCGCCCTGCTGATGGCGGTCGGCGCAGCCGAACAGGGACATCCGACGATGATGTTCCTGGCCAAAGAAGCCGTGCGGCTGGGCCAGCCCGGATTCGCGCTCGGCGTCGCCTGCGACGGCTGCCCGCCGCTGCCGGACCTCATGGCCCGCTACGAAGCCGCCGGCGGCAGGTTCCTCATCTGCCCGATCTGCTTCAACGCCAAAGCCCTTGACGCAGAACAAATCCTCGCCAATGCCGAGCTGGGCGGCACCATCCCGCTGTGGCAGTGGATCGGCGACGAGCCGGCCACCACGTTCAGCTACTGA
- a CDS encoding HD domain-containing phosphohydrolase, with product MAGNQTPEVRLAELIASLSLATDLGLGQPQEHVLRQTVIATRLAAAAGMAPEHPAAAFYVSLLAWMGCVADSHELAHWFADDLQMRADSYQVDKAGPGMARFLLGHLAQGQPALQRITMVGRFLAQGVADMPKLFVSHCQTASDIADRLDLPPEVRTALLDAFERWDGKGVPGRARGTEIQPVMRVVHIADDAEAHHRAGGIEGALAMLRSRRGTEFDPELVDLCCSRPDEIFGGLDTVDAWGSVIRGCTPLDRTVPEAELTAVLRVFADYADLKSPWFLGYSRRVAELTAAAATAAGLGPDDVALAERAALVHRIGAIGVSTGIWNKPGPLTVAERERVRTVPYLTERVLCRQPRLCEIGAVAAAGYERMDGSGYPRGLTGTAIPAPARLLAAAAVYQALGEDRPHRTAFAPADRTAAMHAEVTDGRLDGAAVGAVLTAAGCRTTRRPRMVAGLTGRELEVLELLVRGSSNRQIAQHLSIAPRTVGTHVEHIYTKIGVSTRGAAAMFAMRHGLVSAAE from the coding sequence ATGGCCGGTAACCAGACGCCCGAAGTGCGCCTGGCGGAGCTCATTGCCTCGCTCTCGCTGGCCACCGATCTCGGACTGGGGCAGCCGCAGGAGCACGTGTTGCGCCAGACGGTCATCGCGACGCGCCTGGCCGCCGCGGCAGGCATGGCACCCGAGCATCCGGCCGCGGCCTTCTACGTGTCGCTGCTGGCCTGGATGGGATGCGTCGCCGACTCGCACGAGCTGGCGCACTGGTTCGCCGACGACCTCCAGATGCGCGCCGACAGCTACCAGGTGGACAAGGCCGGCCCCGGCATGGCGCGGTTTCTGCTCGGGCACCTCGCACAGGGGCAACCGGCGTTGCAGCGCATCACCATGGTCGGGCGCTTCCTGGCCCAGGGCGTCGCCGATATGCCGAAACTCTTTGTCAGCCATTGTCAGACGGCCAGCGACATCGCCGACCGCCTGGACCTGCCGCCCGAGGTGCGCACCGCGCTGTTGGACGCCTTCGAGCGCTGGGACGGCAAGGGCGTGCCGGGACGGGCGCGGGGTACGGAGATCCAACCGGTGATGCGCGTCGTCCACATCGCGGACGACGCCGAGGCGCACCACCGCGCCGGCGGCATCGAAGGGGCACTGGCGATGCTGCGCAGCCGCCGGGGGACCGAATTCGACCCGGAACTCGTCGACCTGTGTTGCAGCCGTCCGGACGAGATCTTCGGGGGACTCGACACCGTCGACGCCTGGGGTTCGGTGATCCGGGGTTGCACACCGCTGGATCGCACTGTCCCGGAGGCTGAGTTGACCGCGGTGCTGCGGGTCTTCGCCGACTACGCCGACCTGAAATCGCCCTGGTTCCTCGGCTATTCACGCCGCGTCGCCGAACTCACCGCGGCGGCGGCCACAGCGGCCGGCCTCGGTCCTGACGACGTCGCCCTCGCCGAGCGTGCGGCGCTGGTGCACCGCATCGGAGCCATTGGCGTCTCGACGGGCATCTGGAACAAGCCGGGGCCCTTGACCGTCGCCGAACGCGAACGCGTCCGCACTGTCCCGTATCTCACCGAACGGGTGCTGTGCCGCCAACCGCGGCTGTGCGAAATCGGCGCGGTCGCGGCGGCCGGCTACGAACGCATGGACGGCAGCGGCTACCCGCGTGGGCTGACCGGCACGGCCATTCCCGCGCCCGCACGGCTGCTGGCCGCCGCGGCGGTCTACCAGGCGCTCGGCGAGGATCGCCCGCACCGGACGGCGTTCGCACCGGCCGACCGCACCGCGGCCATGCACGCCGAGGTCACCGACGGGCGCCTGGACGGCGCGGCGGTCGGTGCCGTGCTGACGGCGGCCGGGTGCCGCACCACGCGTCGGCCAAGAATGGTCGCCGGCCTGACCGGCCGCGAACTCGAAGTGCTCGAGCTACTGGTCCGTGGGTCGTCGAATCGGCAGATTGCCCAACACCTTTCGATCGCGCCGCGCACCGTCGGCACCCACGTCGAACACATCTACACCAAGATCGGGGTGTCGACCCGCGGCGCCGCCGCCATGTTCGCCATGCGCCACGGGCTGGTCAGCGCGGCTGAATAG
- a CDS encoding ABC-F family ATP-binding cassette domain-containing protein has protein sequence MAHLLGAEALHLEFPTRVVFDSLTVGIEEGDRIGIVGRNGDGKSSLLAMLGGRLKPDSGRVTVRGGVRIGMLDQADTLDHTDTVGHAVVGDVPEHEWAGDPRGRDVIAGLLGDLDWNAVIGTLSGGQRRRVALARLLAGDHDVLILDEPTNHLDVEAITWLAAHLKKRWAANAGGLLVVTHDRWFLDEVCTATWEVHDRIVEPFEGGYAAYILQRVERDRQAAASEARRQNLARKELAWLRRGAPARTSKPKFRIDAANALIADVPEIRDKVALQSLAVTRLGKQVVDILDASVTYGDRQVLQDVEWRIAPGERTGILGVNGAGKSTLLGLIDGSVEPTEGRVKHGKTVQIATLTQGVEKLAEHLDEPVRVVLSRLATTYTFGSGSKAQELSPSQLLERLGFASAQLSTPVQDLSGGQQRRLQLLLILLEQPNVLILDEPTNDLDTDMLAAMEDLLDSWPGTLIVVSHDRYFLERVTDQQFGILGGRLRHLPGGVDEYLRLRATHAAQTGTAAAKPAAAAPEGLSGAELRAAQKELTAIERRLEKLAGQIDTAHQRLAEHDQGDYEGLQRLTGSLRELESEVTELEERWMELSEEVQ, from the coding sequence ATGGCGCATCTACTCGGGGCCGAAGCCCTGCATCTGGAATTTCCGACCCGTGTGGTTTTCGATTCGCTGACGGTCGGGATCGAGGAGGGCGACCGAATCGGCATCGTCGGCCGTAACGGCGACGGCAAATCCAGTTTGCTGGCAATGCTGGGCGGCCGACTCAAGCCCGACTCCGGGCGGGTGACGGTGCGCGGTGGCGTCCGCATCGGGATGCTCGACCAGGCCGACACTCTCGATCACACCGACACCGTCGGGCACGCCGTCGTCGGCGACGTCCCCGAGCACGAATGGGCCGGTGATCCGCGCGGCCGCGACGTCATCGCCGGGCTGCTCGGCGACCTTGACTGGAATGCAGTGATCGGCACGCTGTCGGGCGGACAGCGCCGCCGCGTGGCCCTGGCACGTCTGCTCGCCGGCGACCACGACGTCCTTATCCTCGACGAGCCGACCAACCACCTCGACGTCGAGGCGATCACCTGGCTGGCCGCGCATCTGAAGAAGCGCTGGGCCGCCAATGCCGGTGGCTTGCTCGTCGTCACCCACGACCGGTGGTTCCTCGACGAGGTCTGTACAGCGACCTGGGAGGTGCACGACCGCATCGTCGAGCCCTTCGAGGGCGGCTACGCGGCGTACATCTTGCAGCGCGTGGAGCGCGACCGGCAGGCGGCCGCCTCTGAGGCCCGTCGGCAGAACCTGGCCCGCAAAGAACTCGCATGGCTGCGCCGCGGCGCACCGGCGCGGACGTCGAAACCGAAGTTCCGCATCGACGCCGCCAACGCGCTGATCGCCGATGTGCCCGAGATCCGCGACAAAGTGGCGCTGCAGTCGCTGGCGGTGACCCGGCTGGGCAAGCAGGTCGTCGACATTCTGGACGCGTCGGTGACCTACGGCGACCGGCAGGTGCTGCAGGACGTCGAGTGGCGGATCGCCCCCGGCGAGCGCACGGGCATCCTCGGCGTCAACGGCGCCGGCAAGTCGACGCTGCTCGGATTGATCGACGGCTCGGTCGAGCCGACCGAGGGCCGGGTCAAGCACGGCAAGACGGTGCAGATCGCCACGCTGACCCAGGGCGTGGAGAAGTTGGCCGAGCATCTCGACGAACCCGTACGTGTGGTGCTCAGTCGGCTGGCCACGACGTACACCTTCGGATCCGGTTCCAAGGCACAGGAACTCAGCCCGAGTCAGTTGCTGGAGCGCCTCGGCTTCGCCAGCGCGCAGCTGTCCACGCCGGTGCAGGATCTGTCCGGCGGGCAGCAGCGCCGGCTGCAGCTGCTCCTGATCCTGCTCGAACAGCCCAACGTGCTGATCCTCGACGAGCCGACCAACGACCTGGACACCGACATGCTGGCGGCCATGGAGGACCTGCTGGACTCCTGGCCGGGAACGCTGATCGTGGTCAGCCACGACCGGTACTTCCTGGAGCGTGTCACCGATCAGCAGTTCGGCATCCTCGGTGGCCGGTTGCGGCACCTGCCCGGCGGTGTCGACGAGTACCTGCGCCTGCGGGCGACGCACGCGGCCCAAACCGGTACCGCCGCAGCCAAACCCGCCGCGGCGGCGCCTGAGGGGTTGTCTGGTGCCGAGCTGCGCGCGGCGCAGAAGGAACTCACCGCCATCGAACGCCGGCTGGAAAAGCTCGCCGGCCAGATCGACACCGCACACCAGCGTCTCGCCGAGCACGACCAGGGCGACTACGAAGGGCTGCAACGCCTTACCGGCTCGCTGCGCGAGCTCGAAAGCGAAGTCACCGAGCTGGAGGAACGCTGGATGGAACTGTCCGAAGAAGTTCAGTAG
- a CDS encoding HNH endonuclease, with the protein MAKVDHDLTTQQWAVLQEIWGGCAYCGADDADLQKDCVQPISRGGRYTLDNVVPACRSCNASKCNAEVTGWLRRKKLDEGRFLLRKATIARELAQYTGS; encoded by the coding sequence ATGGCGAAGGTCGACCACGACCTGACGACGCAGCAGTGGGCTGTCCTGCAAGAGATTTGGGGCGGCTGCGCCTACTGCGGCGCGGACGACGCCGATCTGCAGAAAGACTGCGTGCAGCCCATTTCCCGCGGCGGGCGATACACGCTCGACAATGTGGTGCCCGCCTGCCGGTCCTGCAATGCGAGCAAGTGCAACGCCGAGGTCACCGGTTGGCTGCGCCGAAAGAAGTTGGATGAGGGCAGGTTTCTGCTCAGGAAGGCCACCATCGCCAGGGAACTGGCGCAATACACCGGATCCTGA
- a CDS encoding nuclear transport factor 2 family protein, which yields MNNDTGTGWAVAGAFLEAFAGQDFASLAECLDPDVHFRALIPPGLVDVTGADDTVGRFRHWFGADNFELVDASVGRVGDRVALSWRVRTSPPGDPTAVKIVEQRMFAAADDRIHSIDLLCSGFQSEPKENRS from the coding sequence ATGAACAACGACACCGGCACAGGATGGGCAGTGGCGGGCGCATTCCTGGAGGCCTTCGCCGGCCAGGATTTCGCCTCGCTGGCCGAATGCCTTGATCCCGACGTACATTTCCGCGCCCTGATTCCGCCCGGCCTCGTCGACGTGACCGGGGCCGACGACACCGTCGGCCGCTTCCGGCACTGGTTCGGTGCCGACAACTTCGAACTGGTCGACGCCTCCGTCGGCCGCGTGGGAGACCGCGTCGCGTTGAGCTGGCGGGTCCGCACCTCGCCGCCCGGTGACCCGACCGCCGTCAAGATCGTCGAGCAACGCATGTTCGCCGCCGCCGATGACCGCATCCATTCAATCGACCTGCTGTGCTCAGGATTTCAGTCCGAACCGAAGGAGAACCGCTCATGA
- the argH gene encoding argininosuccinate lyase: MSTGGTNEGSLWGGRFASGPSDALAALSKSTHFDWALAPYDVTASKAHARVLYNAGLLTDEQRDGLLAGLDSLGNDVADGSFGPLPTDEDVHGALERGLIDRVGEDLGGRLRAGRSRNDQVATLFRMWLRDAIKAVGNGVLDVAAALAGQAAAHPTAIMPGKTHLQSAQPVLLAHHLLAHAHPLLRDADRLLDLDKRAAVSPYGSGALAGSSLGLDPDAIAADLGFAAAADNSIDATSSRDFAAEAAFVFAMIAVDLSRLSEDIILWSTTEFGYVKLHDSWSTGSSIMPQKKNPDIAELARGKSGRLIGNLAGLLATLKAQPLAYNRDLQEDKEPVFDSVAQLQLLLPAMAGLVGTLTFDTDRMAALAPLGYTLATDIAEWMVRQGIPFRVAHEAAGAAVKAAEARGVGLEELAADELAGIHPGLTAEVRDVLTIAGSVDSRDARGGTSPARVAEQLVSVRDTADRLRTRLQG, from the coding sequence ATGAGCACCGGTGGAACCAACGAAGGTTCGCTGTGGGGTGGCCGGTTCGCCTCCGGCCCGTCCGACGCGCTTGCCGCACTGAGCAAGTCGACGCACTTCGACTGGGCGCTGGCGCCATATGACGTCACCGCATCCAAGGCGCACGCCCGCGTGCTGTACAACGCCGGGTTGCTCACCGACGAGCAGCGGGACGGGCTGTTGGCCGGGCTGGACAGCCTGGGCAACGACGTCGCCGACGGGTCCTTCGGGCCGCTGCCGACGGATGAGGACGTGCACGGCGCGCTGGAACGCGGCCTGATCGACCGCGTCGGTGAGGACCTCGGTGGCCGGCTGCGCGCGGGCCGGTCTCGCAACGACCAGGTGGCGACGCTGTTCCGCATGTGGCTGCGCGACGCCATCAAGGCCGTCGGCAACGGCGTGCTCGACGTCGCGGCTGCGCTGGCCGGCCAGGCTGCGGCGCACCCGACGGCGATCATGCCCGGCAAGACGCACCTGCAGTCGGCACAGCCCGTGCTGTTGGCCCACCACCTCCTCGCGCACGCACATCCGCTGCTGCGTGACGCCGACCGGCTGCTCGATCTGGACAAGCGGGCGGCGGTGTCGCCCTACGGCTCCGGTGCGCTCGCAGGCAGCTCGCTGGGCCTGGACCCCGATGCCATCGCGGCAGATCTGGGATTCGCTGCGGCTGCGGACAATTCGATCGACGCCACTTCTTCGCGTGACTTCGCCGCCGAGGCCGCATTCGTGTTCGCGATGATCGCCGTGGATCTGTCTAGGCTGTCCGAGGACATCATCCTTTGGAGCACAACGGAATTCGGCTACGTCAAACTGCACGACTCGTGGTCGACCGGCAGTTCGATCATGCCGCAGAAGAAGAACCCCGACATCGCCGAGCTGGCGCGCGGCAAGTCCGGCCGTCTCATCGGCAACTTGGCCGGCCTGCTGGCCACCCTCAAGGCGCAGCCGCTGGCCTACAACCGGGATCTGCAGGAGGACAAGGAGCCGGTCTTCGACTCCGTAGCCCAGCTCCAGTTGCTGCTGCCCGCGATGGCCGGCCTGGTTGGCACCCTGACCTTCGACACCGACCGGATGGCCGCGCTGGCGCCGCTCGGCTACACCCTGGCCACCGACATCGCGGAATGGATGGTGCGCCAGGGCATTCCGTTCCGCGTCGCGCATGAGGCGGCGGGTGCGGCGGTCAAGGCCGCCGAGGCCAGGGGAGTCGGGCTGGAAGAACTCGCCGCCGACGAGCTGGCCGGCATCCATCCGGGACTCACCGCCGAGGTACGGGACGTCCTGACCATCGCCGGTTCGGTCGACTCGCGTGATGCCCGTGGCGGCACGTCGCCGGCCCGGGTTGCCGAGCAGCTCGTCTCCGTGCGCGACACCGCCGACCGCTTGCGGACCCGCCTGCAGGGCTGA